One stretch of Kwoniella newhampshirensis strain CBS 13917 chromosome 5, whole genome shotgun sequence DNA includes these proteins:
- a CDS encoding guanine nucleotide-binding protein subunit beta has product MSQAEIQEKISAARREADGLKDKIKTARDLTADTSLRAMANDTPPLPRMTLKVRRTLKGHLAKIYALHWSADKRHLVSASQDGKLIVWDAYTTNKVHAIPLRSSWVMTCAYAPSGNFVACGGLDNICSVYSLRGAAPGGPGGQVKVARELSAHTGYLSCCRFINDRQIVTSSGDMTCMLWDVEQGVRTMEFNDHTGDVMSISLAPNPNLFVSGACDATAKVWDIRTGKAVQTFTGHESDINAVQFFPNGDAFATGSDDASCKLFDLRADRELNNYVHPSILCGITSVAFSISGRVLFAGYDDYNCNVWDTLKGERIGVLAGHENRISCMGVSGDGVALCTGSWDSLLKVWS; this is encoded by the exons ATGTCACAAGCAGAAATACAAGAAAAAATCTCGGCAGCCAGGAGAGAAGCAGACGGGTTGAAGGATAAGATCAAGACGGCGAGAGATCTGACTGCGGACACGAGTT TACGAGCCATGGCCAACGACACGCCACCTTTACCCCGGATGACCTTGAAAGTCCGACGTACTCTCAAAGGTCATCTGGCCAAAATCTATGCCCTCCATTGGTCTGCCGACAAACGACACCTCGTCTCCGCTTCTCAAGACGGGAAGCTCATCGTCTGGGACGCTTATACCACCAACAAAGTGCACGCGATACCATTACGGTCTTCTTGGGTTATGACTTGTGCTTACGCACCTtctgggaactttgtcgcTTGCGGTGGTCTCGATAATATCTGTTCTGTCTACTCTCTGCGGGGGGCAGCTCCAGGTGGACCCGGCGGACAAGTCAAAGTGGCGAGGGAGTTGAGCGCACATACAGGCTATCTTTCCTGCTGTCGATTCATCAACGATCGTCAGATCGTCACCTCCTCAGGAGATATGACTTGCATGCTTTGGGATGTCGAGCAAGGTgtgaggacgatggagtTTAACGATCATACTGGAGATGTCATGAG TATATCCCTCGCGCCCAACCCGAATCTTTTCGTCTCTGGAGCTTGTGACGCGACCGCAAAGGTCTGGGATATCCGAACAGGCAAGGCCGTGCAGACATTCACGGGCCACGAATCAGATATCAACGCTGTTCA ATTCTTCCCCAACGGCGACGCGTTCGCGACCGGTTCCGACGACGCTTCCTGCAAGCTGTTCGACCTTCGAGCCGACCGAGAGTTGAACAACTACGTTCACCCCAGCATACTCTGCGGTATCACCTCGGTCGCCTTCTCTATTTCGGGACGTGTCCTCTTTGCCGGCTATGATGATTATAATTGTAATGTTTGGGACACGCtcaagggagagaggatcgGGGTGTTGGCGGGACACGAGAACAGGATCAGTTGTATGGGTGTGTCGGGTGACGGTGTAGCTCTGTGTACAGGTAGTTGGGACAGTTtgctcaag GTCTGGTCGTGA